In uncultured Bacteroides sp., one genomic interval encodes:
- a CDS encoding nitrogenase component 1, with translation MEKQYISTRNACKLCAPLGASVALKGIEGCVPLIHGSQGCATYIRRYMISHYKEPVDIASSNFSEAATVYGGSRNFITGINNIISQYNPKVIGIASTCLSETIGEDLPGLIRDYKEANKDKELPTFINVSTASYCGSHIDGFHNTLLAAIKSLATDKLKGDYINIFPGFVSPADIRYLKEVLDDFGIKYILFPDYSETLDNEHWKDYQLIPQGGTPISDIMRTGGACATIEFGNVFNKGAVRSNAGRIQTAGEWLENEFGVKNYQIGMPIGIKSSDSFFNILSEISQKSIPEKHRKERGRLIDAYVDAHKYVFGKRAMIFGEEDLVLSLAVFLKEIGIEPALIGSGGNSGLLKSEVEKLFDQAEVPISVLSGSDFETMREQAEELNPDILIGNSKGYYIARERKIPLVRLGFPIHDRFGAARLHHIGYRGTQELFDRIVNALIEYKQENSPVGYKYI, from the coding sequence ATGGAGAAGCAATATATATCAACCCGTAATGCATGCAAACTATGTGCCCCACTAGGTGCATCTGTAGCATTAAAAGGAATAGAAGGATGTGTTCCGCTTATCCACGGCTCACAAGGATGTGCAACATATATTCGTCGGTATATGATCAGCCATTATAAAGAACCGGTAGATATTGCTTCATCAAACTTTAGTGAAGCTGCTACTGTTTATGGGGGAAGCCGGAACTTTATCACAGGAATCAATAATATTATAAGTCAATACAATCCTAAAGTTATTGGAATTGCATCCACATGCCTGAGTGAGACTATAGGTGAAGACTTACCCGGATTGATCAGGGATTATAAAGAGGCAAATAAAGACAAGGAGTTGCCTACGTTTATCAATGTATCTACAGCAAGTTATTGCGGCAGTCATATTGATGGATTTCATAATACTTTGCTGGCAGCAATAAAATCTTTAGCCACTGACAAACTCAAAGGAGATTATATAAACATATTCCCGGGATTTGTTTCTCCGGCAGATATTCGTTACCTGAAAGAGGTCCTTGATGATTTTGGCATTAAATACATTCTTTTCCCAGACTATTCCGAGACTCTTGACAATGAGCATTGGAAAGATTATCAGTTGATCCCCCAGGGAGGAACTCCTATAAGTGATATAATGCGTACCGGAGGAGCTTGCGCGACAATTGAATTCGGAAATGTGTTCAATAAAGGAGCCGTCAGGAGTAATGCAGGCAGAATACAGACTGCCGGAGAATGGTTGGAAAATGAATTTGGAGTAAAGAACTATCAGATAGGCATGCCTATTGGAATTAAATCTTCCGACAGTTTCTTCAATATATTGTCCGAAATCAGCCAAAAGAGTATTCCTGAGAAACACAGAAAAGAAAGAGGCCGCTTGATCGATGCTTATGTAGATGCCCACAAATATGTATTTGGCAAACGTGCCATGATTTTTGGTGAGGAAGATTTGGTTTTAAGTCTTGCCGTTTTCTTAAAAGAAATAGGCATAGAGCCAGCTCTTATAGGATCAGGAGGAAACAGTGGCTTGCTGAAATCAGAAGTAGAAAAATTATTTGATCAGGCAGAAGTTCCTATAAGTGTACTGAGTGGTTCTGATTTTGAAACAATGCGCGAACAGGCTGAAGAATTAAATCCAGATATATTAATTGGAAATAGTAAAGGGTATTACATTGCCCGTGAACGTAAAATTCCATTAGTCAGATTAGGATTTCCCATTCACGACCGCTTTGGAGCAGCTCGCCTACATCACATAGGATATAGGGGAACTCAGGAATTATTTGACCGCATTGTAAATGCATTAATAGAATATAAACAAGAAAACTCTCCTGTAGGGTATAAATATATTTAG
- the nifB gene encoding nitrogenase cofactor biosynthesis protein NifB, with amino-acid sequence METTEKKHVHPCFDESAKHSHARVHLPVAPKCNIQCNYCNRKYDCVNETRPGVTSSVLAPFQAADYLKALDAKLDNLSVVGIAGPGDPFANPEETLETMWSVKSIFPDKIFCLSTNGLDLEPYIDEIAELGVSHVTITINAIDPTISAKIYKWIRYNKHVYRGLEGARILLERQLTCIPLLKAKGITVKINSIIIPGINEDHIPEVARKCAELGADVINCIPLIPTAETGFADTPKPDSKMIFKTRTLASEHLKLMSHCARCRADAAGLLGQDLEGTHALLKEYASRPAFDLATRPYVAVATHEGLLVNLHLGEATSLYIFKQSPKGFQLVEERKTPIPGAGDQRWVDMARSLNDCRAILVSGVGENPKTILNSCNVHVIEMTGLIDDGLDGVYNNKPIRSIAKPDAFKCGSGCKGNAQGCA; translated from the coding sequence ATGGAAACAACAGAAAAAAAACATGTCCATCCCTGCTTTGACGAAAGTGCAAAACATTCTCACGCAAGAGTTCACTTACCTGTAGCACCCAAATGTAACATACAGTGCAACTACTGCAACAGGAAATATGATTGTGTTAACGAAACTCGCCCAGGAGTTACATCGTCTGTACTTGCTCCTTTCCAGGCTGCTGATTATCTAAAGGCCCTGGATGCAAAACTCGACAACTTATCTGTTGTAGGTATTGCTGGCCCTGGAGATCCTTTTGCCAATCCTGAAGAAACATTGGAAACTATGTGGAGCGTTAAGAGTATTTTTCCTGATAAGATTTTCTGCCTTTCAACAAATGGCCTTGATTTAGAACCTTACATTGATGAGATAGCAGAACTTGGTGTTAGTCATGTTACTATTACAATAAATGCCATTGACCCTACTATCAGTGCTAAGATTTATAAATGGATACGCTATAACAAGCATGTATACAGAGGTCTTGAAGGAGCAAGAATTTTACTTGAAAGACAATTAACTTGTATTCCATTATTAAAAGCAAAAGGAATTACAGTCAAGATAAACAGTATTATTATCCCAGGTATTAATGAAGATCATATTCCGGAAGTGGCTCGTAAATGCGCTGAGCTGGGAGCAGATGTAATTAACTGCATTCCACTAATTCCCACTGCTGAAACAGGATTTGCAGATACACCTAAACCCGATTCAAAGATGATCTTCAAGACCCGGACTTTGGCATCGGAGCATCTGAAATTAATGAGCCACTGTGCACGTTGCAGAGCCGACGCCGCCGGTTTACTTGGGCAAGATCTTGAAGGAACTCATGCATTATTGAAAGAATATGCTTCGCGTCCGGCTTTCGATCTGGCAACTCGCCCTTACGTAGCAGTGGCAACTCACGAAGGGTTACTGGTTAACTTACATTTAGGAGAGGCTACTTCTCTGTATATCTTCAAGCAGTCTCCGAAAGGTTTCCAATTGGTTGAAGAAAGAAAAACACCAATACCCGGTGCAGGAGACCAAAGATGGGTAGACATGGCTCGTTCACTAAATGATTGCAGAGCAATACTTGTATCGGGAGTTGGAGAAAATCCTAAAACAATACTCAATTCCTGCAATGTACATGTAATAGAAATGACCGGATTAATAGACGACGGACTGGATGGTGTATATAACAATAAACCTATCAGAAGCATTGCTAAACCGGATGCCTTTAAATGTGGTAGCGGATGCAAAGGAAATGCTCAAGGATGCGCATAA
- a CDS encoding (2Fe-2S) ferredoxin domain-containing protein: MKKPAYHILVCNSYRVAGEAQGACNKKGAAGLLQYLSEEASDRGLDVAVSTTACLNVCSQGPVMVIHPNNYWYGGVDSEDVIDEILDALENNEPCAKYLISD; this comes from the coding sequence ATGAAAAAGCCAGCTTATCACATTTTAGTGTGTAATTCTTATCGGGTAGCAGGAGAAGCACAAGGTGCATGCAACAAAAAAGGTGCAGCCGGACTGTTACAATATCTAAGTGAAGAAGCATCAGACAGGGGATTAGATGTAGCTGTATCTACAACAGCTTGTCTGAATGTATGTTCCCAAGGACCAGTAATGGTTATTCATCCCAATAATTATTGGTATGGAGGGGTTGATAGTGAAGATGTAATAGACGAGATACTTGATGCTCTTGAAAATAATGAGCCATGTGCCAAATACCTTATATCTGACTAA
- a CDS encoding pyruvate carboxyltransferase has translation MKKIKKPYYIDTTLRDGEQAPGVIFSLDEKIKVCSLLDEVGIPELEIGTPALGIKETQEINIICRQGFKFKTLAWCRANKKDILLAARSGSNGVHLSFPVSKILQKAMGKDEEWVLQNLQEMFDFASSQFEYVTIGAQDATRANLSFLKEFIGLSIFLGASRVRIADTVGILNPISCFKLIKSIRATYRDLPLEIHAHNDLGMATANTVAAYLAGAECLSVTVNGLGERAGNAALEEVSMALKISDEIDCELNTTLYSEIANYVSEISNRVLPESKPITGSLVLAHESGIHTQCLQKDRKTYQLIEASQIGKSEQDFIIGKHSGKSTIRYYLLKANLPADDTICEMLLFKIKEEAIKKKMCLDEKDLYRIYWDIRKKEKYYGEKEYAGIYRSR, from the coding sequence ATGAAGAAAATTAAAAAACCATATTATATTGATACAACTTTACGTGACGGTGAACAGGCTCCTGGTGTTATCTTCTCTTTAGATGAAAAGATAAAGGTCTGTTCACTATTAGATGAAGTTGGTATTCCCGAACTTGAAATAGGAACTCCCGCTTTGGGAATAAAAGAGACTCAGGAGATAAATATTATTTGCAGACAAGGTTTTAAATTCAAAACCCTTGCATGGTGCAGAGCTAATAAGAAAGATATTCTTTTAGCTGCAAGAAGCGGATCAAATGGAGTTCATTTATCATTCCCGGTTTCTAAAATTCTTCAAAAAGCAATGGGCAAAGATGAAGAGTGGGTTTTGCAGAATTTACAGGAAATGTTTGATTTTGCATCTTCCCAATTTGAGTATGTAACTATTGGTGCTCAGGATGCAACAAGAGCTAATTTATCTTTCCTGAAAGAATTTATTGGGCTTAGTATATTTTTAGGAGCTTCCCGGGTTAGGATAGCTGATACCGTAGGCATATTGAATCCAATTTCGTGCTTTAAACTTATTAAATCCATTCGTGCTACTTACAGGGATTTACCGTTAGAAATACATGCACATAATGATTTAGGGATGGCAACCGCTAATACTGTTGCAGCATACTTAGCTGGAGCAGAATGCCTGAGTGTAACCGTAAACGGACTTGGTGAACGCGCTGGGAATGCTGCTCTTGAAGAGGTTTCAATGGCATTAAAAATAAGTGACGAAATTGATTGCGAATTAAATACTACTCTCTATTCTGAGATTGCGAATTACGTTTCTGAGATTTCAAACAGAGTATTACCAGAAAGCAAACCTATAACCGGGAGCCTTGTTTTAGCACATGAATCTGGTATACATACTCAATGTTTACAAAAAGACAGAAAAACCTATCAATTAATTGAAGCTTCCCAAATTGGAAAATCAGAGCAGGATTTCATTATAGGAAAACACAGTGGAAAATCAACAATAAGATATTACCTCCTGAAAGCAAACTTGCCTGCTGATGATACTATTTGTGAAATGCTTTTATTTAAAATAAAAGAAGAGGCTATTAAAAAGAAAATGTGTTTAGACGAGAAAGATTTATATCGGATTTATTGGGATATAAGAAAAAAAGAGAAATATTATGGAGAAAAAGAATATGCAGGAATTTATCGTTCCAGATGA
- a CDS encoding Nif11 family protein gives MSIKNAMTFISKVDSDKLLRTECYKCKTKQELLAFLQTQFMLFTEEEFEEAINVMLFKCQSYEDADKIKQVEAWFTLFH, from the coding sequence ATGTCTATAAAGAATGCAATGACTTTTATATCTAAAGTTGACAGCGATAAATTGTTGAGGACTGAATGTTACAAGTGCAAAACAAAACAAGAATTATTGGCTTTTCTCCAGACTCAGTTCATGCTTTTCACTGAAGAAGAGTTTGAAGAAGCTATAAATGTAATGCTTTTCAAATGCCAATCCTATGAAGATGCTGATAAAATTAAGCAAGTAGAAGCATGGTTCACTTTGTTCCATTGA
- a CDS encoding GNAT family N-acetyltransferase: protein MKMIEFEYCDYENPMHLAALVDLLNHYMQDPMGECEPLNKRSQLRLVDGLANHPSSFVLFIIYDQKIAGLATCFVNFSTFNVKPYINLHDLIIYDKYRGKGLGRLLLEELIHISELRKYCKISLEVREDNRVAQNLYRSMGFKECIPNMYFWTKTIDE from the coding sequence ATGAAAATGATAGAATTTGAATACTGTGATTATGAGAATCCCATGCATCTTGCTGCATTGGTTGATTTACTTAATCATTATATGCAAGATCCAATGGGAGAATGTGAACCACTCAACAAGAGGAGTCAATTGCGCTTGGTTGACGGGTTGGCCAATCATCCTTCCTCTTTTGTGTTATTCATTATTTACGATCAAAAGATTGCAGGATTGGCTACTTGCTTCGTTAATTTCTCAACGTTTAATGTAAAGCCATATATAAATCTGCACGATTTAATTATATATGATAAATATAGAGGCAAAGGGCTGGGGCGATTACTTCTGGAAGAGCTTATTCATATTTCTGAATTGAGGAAATATTGTAAAATATCACTTGAAGTGCGTGAAGATAACAGGGTAGCACAAAACCTTTACAGAAGTATGGGATTCAAAGAGTGTATCCCTAATATGTATTTTTGGACAAAAACAATTGATGAATGA
- a CDS encoding sigma 54-interacting transcriptional regulator, whose amino-acid sequence MDKLSLCKFGEGECYGVKELNLLLKLSNMLSNKEVNLDDVIKLLCEHLHAERIILTVLNRESSNIFIEGSYGITEDDKKNAIYQVGEGIIGKVIKSGETILVPRIEDSKDFLNLTHAPTSINSIEVSFICTPIRYKAEIIGTLSFHKAYLRNISFNEDARLLKIVASMIGRTIRRRQEYAEEMEQLLNENRQLKGELRNRIMPDYIKGNSGKMNEVFNLIDSVAATEATVLIRGESGVGKELIADAIHYNSPRKNKAFIKVNCAALPESLIESELFGHEKGAFTGASAQRIGRFEAADGGTIFLDEFGEIPAATQVKLLRVLQEREVERLGSTKPIKVDVRIICATNRNLEDLISKGEFREDLYYRINVFPIYIPALRERINDIPVLVDFFIDKFNKRLGKNIKRITAMAIDTLMVYHWPGNIRELENCMERACILSNDNVIRTTNLPPTLQTAVTSETEQNGTLEIILGKLEKQIIMDTLITCKGNMTKAADQLGITERMMGIRIKKYEIDPKRFKTKTINENDRI is encoded by the coding sequence ATGGATAAGCTATCTTTGTGTAAGTTCGGAGAAGGGGAGTGCTATGGTGTAAAAGAGCTTAATCTTTTGCTCAAACTTAGTAATATGCTTAGCAATAAAGAGGTTAATTTGGATGATGTGATTAAGCTCCTTTGTGAGCATTTGCATGCCGAAAGAATTATCCTGACTGTATTAAACCGAGAAAGCTCGAATATTTTTATTGAAGGCTCATATGGTATTACAGAAGACGATAAAAAGAATGCAATTTACCAGGTAGGAGAAGGCATTATTGGTAAAGTGATTAAAAGTGGGGAAACAATTCTGGTTCCAAGAATTGAAGATTCAAAGGATTTCCTGAATCTTACACATGCCCCAACATCAATAAACAGTATTGAGGTATCGTTTATTTGTACTCCTATTCGTTATAAGGCCGAAATTATAGGAACTCTTAGTTTTCATAAAGCCTATCTGAGGAATATTTCATTTAATGAAGATGCTCGTTTATTGAAGATTGTTGCTTCCATGATTGGCAGAACTATTCGTCGCAGACAGGAGTATGCTGAAGAGATGGAACAGCTGCTGAATGAAAACAGGCAGTTGAAAGGTGAACTGCGAAATCGTATAATGCCTGATTATATTAAAGGTAATTCCGGAAAAATGAATGAAGTTTTTAATCTAATTGATAGTGTGGCAGCAACCGAAGCAACGGTATTGATAAGAGGAGAAAGCGGAGTAGGGAAAGAGCTTATTGCAGATGCCATACATTATAATAGTCCCCGAAAAAATAAGGCGTTTATTAAAGTGAATTGTGCCGCCTTGCCCGAAAGTCTGATAGAAAGTGAACTCTTCGGGCATGAGAAAGGAGCTTTTACCGGTGCTAGTGCTCAAAGAATAGGACGCTTTGAGGCAGCTGACGGAGGGACTATTTTTCTTGATGAGTTTGGGGAAATTCCGGCAGCCACTCAGGTGAAGTTATTGCGGGTATTGCAAGAAAGAGAAGTTGAACGTTTAGGCAGTACAAAACCTATTAAAGTGGATGTCCGCATTATTTGTGCAACAAACCGTAATCTTGAAGATCTTATTTCAAAAGGAGAGTTTCGTGAGGATCTTTACTACAGAATAAATGTTTTTCCTATCTATATTCCTGCTTTGAGAGAAAGGATTAATGATATACCTGTTTTGGTCGATTTCTTTATAGACAAGTTTAACAAGCGTCTCGGAAAAAACATCAAGCGGATTACTGCTATGGCTATTGATACGTTGATGGTTTATCACTGGCCGGGAAATATACGCGAACTTGAGAATTGTATGGAGAGAGCTTGTATCCTTAGTAATGATAATGTGATCAGAACAACTAATCTGCCACCAACTTTGCAAACGGCTGTAACAAGCGAGACCGAACAAAATGGTACTTTGGAAATAATTCTGGGTAAACTGGAAAAGCAGATTATTATGGATACGCTGATTACCTGCAAGGGAAACATGACAAAAGCTGCCGACCAGTTGGGAATTACCGAGCGTATGATGGGTATTCGAATAAAAAAATACGAAATTGATCCTAAACGATTTAAAACCAAAACTATTAATGAAAATGATAGAATTTGA
- a CDS encoding TIGR00730 family Rossman fold protein: MNNINSVCVYSASSTKIDQTYFNAATTLGKILAKKEIRLINGAGSIGLMRAVADASLQAGGKVTGVIPRFMVEQNWHHKGLTKLVEVDSMHERKQLMADLSDGIIALPGGCGTLEELLEIITWKQLGLYFNPIVILNINNFFDPLLAQLNEAVEQNFMRPQHAAIWSVAKTPEEAVNLLFTTPKWDKEIRKFAAI, from the coding sequence ATGAATAACATTAATTCAGTATGTGTATATAGTGCTTCGAGTACTAAAATTGATCAGACATATTTCAATGCTGCAACCACATTAGGCAAAATTCTGGCAAAAAAAGAGATCCGTCTGATAAATGGTGCAGGAAGTATTGGATTAATGAGAGCTGTTGCTGATGCTTCATTGCAGGCCGGCGGAAAGGTTACCGGAGTTATCCCTCGCTTCATGGTAGAACAGAACTGGCACCACAAAGGACTGACAAAATTAGTGGAAGTAGACTCAATGCATGAACGAAAACAATTAATGGCAGATCTTTCTGACGGTATAATTGCCTTGCCCGGAGGATGTGGTACATTGGAAGAACTTCTGGAAATTATCACCTGGAAGCAGTTGGGGTTATACTTTAATCCGATTGTTATTCTAAACATAAACAATTTCTTTGATCCGCTATTGGCACAACTCAACGAAGCCGTTGAGCAAAACTTTATGCGTCCGCAGCATGCCGCAATATGGAGCGTTGCCAAAACTCCTGAAGAAGCTGTAAATTTACTTTTCACCACCCCGAAATGGGATAAAGAAATACGCAAGTTTGCAGCAATATGA
- a CDS encoding DUF4271 domain-containing protein: MIIELNDSIQKPQVVTQTQAPVKVQTQTQTSAKPLNTAATKPQSKVNTGNITKAQTKLSSQVPNKSQVSTATAVNNQVQNKSVDGSQTSTNTQAPANSQILFPIIQNDSIKKSLTEKNDTISKAKEDSVASMPLFYKNHFIPGDSIKWTSLGHQPSGFSGIPIPYRLRTDDVITGLLLLCFIITAYVFAFGKKSLIEQAKSLFNRKDQSDPFGRGTASELRHRIMLRIQTCILLGIFIFNYFHDYNPSLFERSSIYIVLGTYIAICVTYYAVKWIIYKFLGWIFFDKNITSSWLESYSTIINYLGICTFPLILLMVYSELSASTILIIGFILIIIAKILMFCKWLKLFFSNLYGLLYLIVYFCALEILPCILLAQGLIETNIILQLKL; encoded by the coding sequence ATGATAATTGAGTTAAACGATAGCATTCAAAAACCTCAGGTTGTAACTCAGACTCAGGCCCCTGTTAAAGTCCAGACACAAACACAGACTTCGGCAAAGCCTCTGAATACAGCTGCGACTAAACCTCAGAGCAAGGTTAATACAGGAAATATAACTAAAGCTCAAACCAAATTATCATCTCAGGTTCCGAATAAGTCTCAAGTTTCAACTGCTACTGCAGTAAACAATCAGGTCCAGAACAAATCAGTTGATGGAAGTCAGACTTCAACAAATACTCAGGCTCCAGCCAACAGTCAGATTTTGTTCCCTATTATTCAAAACGATTCAATTAAGAAATCGCTTACTGAGAAAAACGATACAATTAGTAAAGCAAAGGAAGATTCTGTAGCATCAATGCCTTTATTTTATAAGAACCATTTTATTCCGGGAGACTCAATAAAATGGACATCATTAGGGCATCAACCATCCGGATTTAGTGGTATACCAATACCATATCGCCTACGAACAGATGATGTTATTACAGGTCTTCTGTTACTTTGTTTTATCATAACAGCATATGTTTTTGCATTTGGTAAAAAGAGCCTTATCGAACAAGCAAAGAGTCTTTTCAACAGAAAAGATCAATCAGACCCTTTTGGAAGAGGAACAGCATCTGAGCTCCGTCACAGGATAATGCTTCGAATACAAACCTGCATTTTATTGGGTATCTTTATCTTTAACTATTTTCATGATTATAATCCTTCTCTATTCGAAAGAAGTTCCATTTATATAGTATTAGGTACATATATTGCGATATGTGTTACATATTATGCTGTAAAGTGGATTATTTATAAGTTCCTGGGATGGATATTCTTTGATAAAAACATAACATCATCCTGGTTAGAGTCTTATTCAACCATTATAAATTACCTTGGTATTTGCACTTTCCCATTAATTTTATTGATGGTCTATTCTGAATTATCAGCATCAACAATTCTAATTATTGGTTTTATTCTGATAATAATTGCTAAAATACTCATGTTCTGCAAATGGTTAAAGCTTTTTTTTAGCAATTTGTATGGTCTTTTGTATTTAATTGTGTACTTTTGTGCGCTTGAAATTTTGCCTTGCATCCTTTTGGCTCAGGGACTAATAGAAACAAATATCATATTGCAACTAAAACTTTAG
- a CDS encoding uroporphyrinogen-III synthase, whose product MKIKKILVSQPKPSSEKSPYYDIAEKYGVKIDFRPFFKVEGISSKEFRQQKVSILEYTAVIFTSRHAIDHFFNLCSELRITIPETMKYFCITEAVALYIQKYVQYRKRKIFFGATGKIDDLVPTIVKHNTEKFLVPMSDVHNDELRNLLDKNKITHTEVVMYRTVSNDFTEDEKFDYDMLVFFSPSGVLSLKKNFPNFEQKDIKIGCFGPTTAKAIRDAGLRLDLEAPSVKTPSMPAALDLYFKEISKGEKK is encoded by the coding sequence TTGAAAATAAAGAAAATACTCGTATCGCAACCTAAACCATCCTCAGAAAAGTCACCTTACTATGACATAGCTGAGAAATATGGTGTTAAGATTGATTTTCGACCTTTTTTTAAGGTTGAAGGCATATCTTCTAAAGAGTTTAGGCAACAAAAAGTGTCTATATTAGAATACACAGCTGTGATTTTTACATCACGTCATGCTATAGACCACTTTTTTAATCTTTGTTCAGAGCTTCGTATAACGATTCCTGAAACAATGAAGTATTTCTGTATAACAGAAGCTGTAGCTCTTTATATACAGAAATATGTGCAATACCGTAAGCGGAAAATATTTTTCGGTGCAACAGGAAAAATTGACGATCTGGTTCCTACAATCGTTAAGCATAACACAGAGAAGTTCCTTGTTCCGATGTCTGATGTTCATAATGATGAACTAAGAAACCTTCTTGATAAAAACAAGATTACTCACACGGAAGTTGTAATGTATCGCACAGTAAGCAATGATTTCACCGAAGATGAAAAATTTGATTATGACATGTTGGTATTCTTCAGCCCATCTGGAGTATTATCTTTAAAAAAGAACTTTCCTAACTTTGAACAAAAAGATATTAAGATTGGATGCTTTGGTCCTACAACTGCAAAAGCTATTCGTGACGCAGGGTTACGTCTTGATTTAGAAGCACCAAGTGTGAAAACGCCGTCTATGCCAGCAGCTCTTGATCTTTATTTCAAAGAAATTAGCAAGGGAGAAAAGAAGTAA
- the rnpA gene encoding ribonuclease P protein component: protein MDIQSNGLNKAERLNSKNTIDELFSGNNKSFSAYPLRVVYMPVEKKEYALASILISVPKKRFKRAVKRNKVKRQIREGYRKNKHELLNVLQEKEYGLAIAFIYLSNEIQPTEAIEETIKKILNRIIEKIQ from the coding sequence ATGGACATACAAAGTAACGGACTAAATAAAGCTGAACGATTAAACAGCAAAAATACAATTGATGAATTGTTTTCGGGGAATAATAAATCATTCTCTGCATATCCCTTACGAGTTGTATATATGCCTGTGGAAAAGAAAGAGTACGCTTTAGCTTCCATACTTATAAGCGTTCCAAAGAAAAGATTCAAGCGTGCTGTAAAAAGAAACAAAGTGAAACGCCAGATAAGAGAAGGGTACAGAAAAAACAAACACGAGCTATTGAATGTTTTACAAGAGAAAGAGTATGGATTAGCCATCGCTTTTATCTACTTGAGCAATGAAATACAACCAACAGAAGCAATTGAGGAAACAATAAAAAAGATTCTGAACAGGATTATAGAAAAGATACAATGA
- the yidD gene encoding membrane protein insertion efficiency factor YidD has product MKKILSYILLLPIYFYRACISPMTPASCRFMPTCSQYAIEAIKKHGPFKGLYLAIRRILRCHPWGGSGFDPVP; this is encoded by the coding sequence ATGAAAAAAATACTTTCGTATATTCTTTTACTACCTATCTACTTCTACAGGGCATGCATTTCTCCAATGACTCCTGCCTCTTGCCGATTTATGCCTACATGTTCGCAATATGCCATAGAAGCCATAAAGAAACATGGACCTTTTAAAGGATTATATCTGGCTATCAGAAGAATTTTGCGCTGCCATCCATGGGGTGGTTCCGGCTTCGACCCGGTTCCGTAA
- a CDS encoding TatD family hydrolase: MPSAFSPLEGGYYSVGIHPWNINAGVKSEFEYLKEISSHPQIIAIGEAGLDKMIPVELSFQEEVFGWQIKLSEELGKPLIIHSVKTSNEIIQLKKIYNPKSPWIFHGFRGKKELAEQLIAHDIYLSFGEKYQESAMTSIPLDHLLLETDESNKTITEIFEAAAKSLSVPVEQLITQVQQNITRLFFNQ; this comes from the coding sequence ATGCCTTCAGCTTTTTCACCGCTCGAAGGAGGGTATTACTCTGTAGGTATTCATCCCTGGAATATCAACGCCGGGGTTAAAAGCGAATTTGAATATCTGAAAGAGATTAGCTCTCATCCACAAATTATAGCAATAGGCGAAGCCGGACTCGACAAAATGATTCCTGTAGAATTATCTTTTCAGGAAGAGGTATTCGGGTGGCAAATCAAACTGTCAGAGGAACTTGGGAAGCCACTTATTATTCATTCGGTAAAGACATCAAATGAGATTATACAGCTAAAAAAGATATACAACCCCAAATCTCCCTGGATATTTCACGGATTCAGAGGCAAAAAAGAGCTGGCAGAACAATTAATTGCACATGACATCTATCTTTCGTTTGGAGAAAAATATCAGGAAAGTGCAATGACCAGTATTCCTTTAGACCATCTCCTTTTAGAGACAGACGAAAGCAACAAGACAATTACTGAAATCTTTGAAGCAGCAGCCAAAAGCCTCTCAGTTCCTGTTGAACAATTAATTACCCAGGTTCAGCAAAACATCACCCGACTCTTTTTTAATCAATAA